From Gimesia panareensis, the proteins below share one genomic window:
- the ftsY gene encoding signal recognition particle-docking protein FtsY — MGLFDRLKRGLEKTKEVLRTDVRDLFKAGEILDDQKIEEFEARLIKTDMGVVASSEICEEIRKKHGGRTVILDEIQETVKDKIRSLLEGEGDTCWDLKDPLSPLNRNPDGVTVILVAGVNGVGKTTSIAKLANLILKQNKTVLLAAGDTFRAAAVEQLTMWSKRLGCEIVTRPDGTDPASVAYSGCERALETGVDFLIIDTAGRLQTHTNLMEELEKIKRVVSKQIPNAPHESLLVLDATTGQNGISQAEHFSKSIECSGIILAKLDGTARGGVTVAIRQKMGIPVKYIGVGEQIDDLELFNPQGFVDALFV; from the coding sequence ATGGGTCTATTCGACCGATTGAAACGTGGCTTAGAGAAAACCAAGGAAGTCCTGCGTACCGATGTACGCGACCTGTTCAAGGCAGGGGAGATCCTGGATGATCAGAAAATTGAAGAATTTGAAGCGCGACTGATTAAAACCGATATGGGGGTCGTCGCTTCGTCAGAGATCTGTGAAGAAATCCGCAAAAAACATGGTGGTCGTACTGTCATTCTGGATGAAATCCAGGAAACGGTGAAAGATAAGATTCGGAGTCTGCTGGAAGGAGAAGGTGATACCTGCTGGGACCTGAAAGATCCACTGTCCCCCCTGAATCGAAACCCGGACGGGGTGACTGTCATTCTGGTAGCGGGCGTCAACGGTGTCGGCAAGACGACATCGATCGCCAAACTTGCGAACCTGATTCTGAAACAGAACAAAACCGTTCTGCTGGCCGCCGGCGATACGTTCCGGGCTGCTGCTGTGGAACAGCTCACGATGTGGTCCAAACGCTTAGGTTGTGAAATTGTGACCCGCCCTGACGGGACAGATCCAGCCAGTGTCGCCTATTCCGGCTGTGAACGTGCCCTGGAAACCGGTGTGGATTTTCTGATTATCGATACCGCCGGCCGTCTGCAGACACATACCAACCTGATGGAAGAGCTGGAAAAGATCAAACGCGTGGTCAGCAAGCAGATTCCCAATGCCCCTCACGAGAGCCTGCTGGTTCTGGATGCAACGACTGGGCAAAATGGTATTAGCCAGGCCGAGCATTTTTCCAAATCAATTGAGTGTTCTGGAATAATTTTAGCCAAATTAGATGGCACAGCACGGGGGGGAGTGACCGTTGCGATCCGCCAGAAGATGGGGATTCCCGTCAAATATATTGGCGTGGGAGAGCAGATCGACGACCTTGAACTCTTTAATCCACAAGGATTTGTTGACGCTTTATTCGTTTGA
- a CDS encoding porin, translating into MAVSPAFGGDAGCAPSCTPAANPCCTKVFEEAGDKLAVELERLTAECCAPKTCAPTCTSTDTCTSPDTCCGEEGSDDGDCCSGRLTRLFDDCDGCGNFLEDNGWKLSGWLEFGITFNGNRPQNDLNQPGVGFNAADSQFMLNQLYFVLEKDAAANEDCFGWGGRVDLVVGADAQDTSTFGGPNNNPNFDGIWSNNDIATANQIGIAMPQMYASFYAPIGNGVTVNAGHFYTLIGYEVVPATGNFFYSHAYTMQYDEPFTHTGVLASTDLSDNISATGGITTGWDDFENQNHQWSFLGLVTWTSDSEDTSVSFSLSSGNENDALGGTSNLTIYSLVAQQKLTDKLSYVFQHDHMFYKNGSAAIPGQFAQAYGINQYLFYDLCDTTRAGMRVEYWRDQQGTQLGAPGTSYYEITAGINHKLNSCIQVRPEVRWDWADGSDPWTTSNGGTKDSQFTVGTDVILVF; encoded by the coding sequence ATGGCTGTATCGCCAGCATTTGGTGGCGATGCCGGTTGTGCTCCCTCGTGCACACCCGCGGCAAATCCTTGCTGCACGAAAGTGTTTGAGGAAGCCGGCGACAAATTAGCTGTCGAACTGGAGCGGTTAACCGCTGAATGTTGTGCCCCCAAAACCTGTGCCCCAACCTGCACAAGCACAGACACCTGCACCAGCCCTGACACCTGCTGTGGTGAAGAAGGCAGCGATGATGGTGACTGCTGCAGCGGACGTCTGACTCGTCTGTTTGATGACTGCGACGGTTGTGGTAACTTCCTGGAAGACAACGGCTGGAAACTCAGCGGTTGGCTGGAATTCGGTATTACATTCAACGGAAACCGACCACAGAACGATTTAAACCAGCCGGGTGTTGGTTTTAACGCTGCTGACAGCCAGTTCATGCTGAACCAGCTGTACTTCGTACTGGAAAAAGACGCTGCTGCCAACGAAGACTGCTTCGGCTGGGGTGGACGTGTTGACCTGGTCGTCGGTGCTGATGCTCAGGACACATCAACTTTCGGTGGTCCTAACAACAATCCGAACTTCGATGGTATCTGGTCAAACAACGACATTGCTACTGCCAACCAGATTGGTATTGCAATGCCCCAGATGTACGCTTCGTTCTACGCTCCCATCGGAAACGGTGTTACCGTTAACGCCGGTCACTTCTACACCCTGATCGGTTACGAAGTTGTTCCTGCGACTGGTAACTTCTTCTACTCACATGCTTATACCATGCAGTACGATGAGCCGTTTACCCATACCGGTGTACTGGCCAGCACAGACCTGAGTGACAACATCTCAGCAACTGGCGGTATCACCACTGGTTGGGACGACTTCGAAAACCAGAATCATCAGTGGAGCTTCCTGGGTCTGGTCACCTGGACCAGCGACAGTGAAGATACTTCTGTATCATTCTCCTTGAGCTCAGGTAACGAAAACGATGCTCTGGGTGGTACATCCAACCTGACGATCTACAGCCTTGTAGCTCAGCAGAAACTGACCGACAAACTGTCATACGTCTTCCAGCACGACCACATGTTCTACAAGAACGGTTCTGCTGCAATTCCAGGTCAGTTTGCTCAGGCCTATGGTATTAACCAGTACCTGTTCTACGATCTCTGCGATACCACTCGTGCTGGTATGCGTGTCGAATACTGGCGTGACCAGCAGGGAACTCAGCTGGGTGCTCCCGGTACGAGCTACTACGAAATCACCGCTGGTATCAACCACAAGCTCAACTCCTGCATTCAGGTTCGTCCTGAAGTTCGCTGGGACTGGGCAGACGGTTCTGATCCCTGGACCACTTCAAACGGTGGTACCAAAGACAGCCAGTTCACCGTTGGTACTGACGTAATCCTCGTCTTCTAA
- a CDS encoding arylsulfatase: protein MPHLMLRVCLLLLLTFHSSQLLRGDKPAKRPNIILVMADDLGWSDIGCYGGEIDTPHIDSLARDGMRFTQFYNNAICGPTRASLLTGLYCQQTGHRGDRWNEPKNFKVCATFGEVLQQAGYHTMMVGKWQGRDSALDRGFDRFYGPMCQAKISYYHEVVQNPFYLDRQRLELPNDFYLTDAFNEHAVQFLKEGLQNQQPFLLYVAHIAPHWPLHAREAEIAPYRKLYETQGWDQIREKRFQRQRANGLIPEEWQLAPRASSIGNWEQEQHQRWQAERMAVYAAQVKSIDRGLGQLLQTLKAANAEENTLVIFLSDNGAAPDGGLKPSQSGFGFSAKNPNRSWRRDGVLIKPGSGPDHLPGPPDTFAAYGLAWATTSNTPFRGTKLEAYEGGIRTPLVVRWPRVIEQGGTITGQPGHVMDFMATFLDVAQTEYPTEFKGRHPLPLEGKSLLPVFRGEQRTAHPRLCWDLPRHQAIREGNWKAIRSRKQPARWQLFDLQRDGTETTDVADQHPELVKSMSQNFDAWFARVNAK, encoded by the coding sequence ATGCCCCATCTGATGCTCCGTGTCTGTCTGCTGTTGCTGCTCACCTTCCACAGTTCTCAGCTGCTCAGGGGAGACAAACCGGCTAAACGCCCCAACATTATTCTGGTCATGGCTGACGATCTGGGCTGGTCGGACATCGGCTGTTATGGAGGTGAAATCGATACGCCGCATATCGACTCACTGGCCCGGGACGGGATGCGTTTTACCCAGTTCTATAACAATGCCATCTGCGGTCCGACACGAGCCTCATTACTGACGGGATTGTACTGCCAGCAGACGGGGCATCGCGGAGACCGCTGGAATGAGCCCAAGAATTTCAAGGTGTGTGCGACCTTCGGTGAAGTTCTGCAGCAGGCGGGTTATCACACGATGATGGTCGGGAAGTGGCAGGGACGGGACTCGGCCCTCGATCGCGGTTTTGACCGTTTTTACGGTCCGATGTGCCAGGCCAAAATCAGCTACTATCATGAGGTCGTCCAGAACCCTTTTTATCTGGATCGGCAGAGACTCGAACTCCCCAATGACTTTTACCTGACTGATGCTTTCAATGAGCACGCCGTTCAGTTTCTCAAGGAAGGCCTCCAGAATCAGCAACCGTTTCTGCTCTATGTCGCGCACATTGCCCCTCACTGGCCCCTCCATGCGCGGGAAGCTGAAATTGCCCCCTACCGTAAGCTGTATGAAACACAGGGCTGGGATCAGATCCGGGAAAAGCGTTTTCAACGACAGCGTGCAAACGGACTGATCCCGGAAGAATGGCAACTGGCACCACGTGCTTCCAGTATTGGCAACTGGGAGCAGGAGCAGCACCAGCGCTGGCAGGCGGAACGCATGGCGGTTTATGCAGCACAGGTCAAATCCATTGACCGTGGCCTGGGACAACTGCTGCAGACTTTAAAAGCGGCGAACGCAGAAGAAAACACGCTGGTCATTTTTCTCTCTGATAATGGTGCAGCTCCTGACGGCGGGTTAAAGCCCAGCCAGAGTGGATTTGGATTCAGTGCCAAAAATCCTAATCGTAGCTGGCGACGGGACGGTGTTCTCATCAAACCGGGGAGCGGCCCAGATCATCTCCCTGGTCCACCTGACACGTTTGCCGCCTATGGCCTGGCCTGGGCCACCACCAGTAACACTCCTTTTCGTGGAACAAAGCTCGAAGCTTATGAAGGTGGCATCCGTACGCCACTGGTCGTTCGCTGGCCGAGAGTTATCGAACAGGGAGGAACCATCACTGGACAACCGGGACACGTGATGGATTTCATGGCCACCTTCCTGGACGTGGCTCAAACAGAATATCCCACTGAGTTCAAAGGGCGCCACCCCCTGCCACTGGAAGGAAAAAGCCTGCTCCCTGTGTTCAGAGGAGAGCAACGGACTGCTCACCCAAGACTCTGCTGGGATCTGCCGCGTCATCAGGCCATCCGGGAAGGAAACTGGAAGGCGATCCGCTCCCGCAAACAACCGGCCCGCTGGCAGCTGTTTGACCTTCAGCGAGATGGTACCGAAACCACAGACGTGGCTGATCAGCATCCGGAGCTTGTCAAAAGCATGTCACAGAATTTTGATGCCTGGTTCGCGCGGGTCAATGCCAAATAA
- the purH gene encoding bifunctional phosphoribosylaminoimidazolecarboxamide formyltransferase/IMP cyclohydrolase — MSDSYPRRALVSVSDKSGLDDFVKGLAELGFEFISTGGTRRYLEEQGVNVIDISAYTGFPEIMDGRVKTLHPKVHGAILGRPDLPGDAASIKEFEIVPFELVVCNLYPFEETIAKPDVTLPEAIEQIDIGGPSMVRSAAKNHAYVGIVTKQAQYGRVLEALKSGPLTPEFRLELSAAAFEMTACYDRAVANYMASVLPTESDAQSRFPEQVSINLVKRDQLRYGENPHQGAAFYVEQNPPAASVAQAEQLNGKELSYNNYLDLDAALQIASDFDKPAAVVIKHTNPCGCATADTLAEAFEKAYAGDPVSAFGSILSFNQPVDQATAEKLCEPNRFIEAIIAPGYEPAAFELLTTKPKWKKNVRLMKCPMLQPPAEPSLDYRRVSGGLLVQEKDELRDDKADWKVVTEREPTTEELNSLSFGWVVCRHVKSNAIVLAKDEMLLGAGAGQMSRLDSSFIAAYKAGDRSQGSIVASDAFFPFRDGVDEAAKAGVTAIIQPGGSVRDEEVIAACNEHNIAMVFTGRRHFKH; from the coding sequence ATGAGTGATTCTTATCCGCGTCGGGCGTTAGTCAGTGTCAGTGACAAATCGGGTCTGGATGATTTTGTCAAAGGGCTGGCAGAACTGGGTTTTGAATTCATCTCCACCGGAGGCACGCGACGCTATCTGGAAGAGCAGGGCGTAAATGTCATCGATATCTCTGCTTATACGGGATTCCCCGAAATCATGGATGGTCGTGTCAAGACTCTGCATCCCAAGGTACACGGTGCCATTCTGGGACGTCCCGATCTGCCCGGAGATGCGGCTTCGATCAAAGAATTTGAAATCGTCCCGTTTGAGCTGGTAGTCTGCAATCTCTATCCCTTCGAAGAGACGATTGCCAAACCCGATGTGACATTGCCTGAAGCGATTGAACAGATTGATATCGGCGGCCCGAGTATGGTTCGCTCCGCTGCCAAAAACCATGCCTATGTCGGCATTGTGACGAAGCAGGCACAGTATGGGCGGGTACTGGAAGCACTGAAATCCGGTCCTCTGACTCCGGAATTTCGACTGGAACTTTCCGCTGCCGCATTTGAGATGACCGCCTGCTATGACCGCGCGGTCGCGAATTACATGGCCTCTGTCCTGCCGACTGAGTCTGATGCACAGAGCCGGTTTCCAGAACAGGTCAGCATCAACCTGGTGAAACGGGATCAGCTGCGTTACGGCGAGAATCCGCACCAGGGAGCTGCTTTCTATGTGGAGCAGAATCCTCCCGCGGCCAGCGTGGCCCAGGCGGAGCAGTTGAACGGCAAAGAGCTTTCTTACAATAACTATCTGGATCTGGATGCCGCCCTGCAGATTGCCAGCGACTTTGACAAGCCCGCTGCGGTGGTTATCAAGCATACGAACCCCTGTGGTTGTGCGACGGCTGATACGCTGGCGGAAGCCTTCGAAAAGGCCTATGCCGGCGATCCGGTCAGTGCCTTCGGATCCATTCTGAGTTTCAATCAGCCCGTCGATCAGGCGACTGCTGAAAAACTGTGTGAACCGAATCGTTTCATCGAAGCGATTATTGCACCTGGTTATGAACCTGCTGCATTCGAGTTACTGACAACAAAGCCCAAATGGAAAAAGAACGTACGGTTGATGAAATGTCCCATGCTGCAACCGCCGGCAGAACCGAGCCTCGATTATCGTCGGGTTTCCGGGGGACTTCTCGTTCAGGAGAAAGATGAACTTCGCGACGACAAGGCAGACTGGAAAGTCGTTACTGAACGCGAACCGACCACCGAAGAGTTGAACAGTTTGAGTTTCGGCTGGGTCGTCTGTCGCCATGTGAAATCGAATGCGATCGTACTGGCCAAAGATGAAATGCTGCTCGGGGCGGGAGCCGGGCAGATGAGCCGCCTCGACTCGTCCTTTATTGCCGCCTACAAAGCGGGGGACCGCAGCCAGGGATCCATTGTCGCCTCGGATGCATTCTTCCCCTTCCGTGACGGGGTCGATGAAGCTGCGAAAGCAGGCGTGACCGCCATCATTCAGCCGGGAGGTTCCGTGCGGGATGAGGAAGTGATTGCTGCCTGCAACGAGCATAACATCGCCATGGTCTTCACAGGTCGCCGCCATTTCAAACATTAA
- a CDS encoding outer membrane protein assembly factor BamB family protein, protein MSGWKMPKYLILALFLMGLCSENLLAQRLNESSVGLTLPTQRSLVKHNLERVWWGQATVDPHRDRIVHLTLDEINLYAISTSGIITAFNNENGKKLWSTQLGRGNNLSYPPVSNSKYVFITVGTKLYSIERQSGEIDWELQLPTSPSTSPTVDEDTIYIGTLDGRVYAWNLRRLKELSGESKLPDWRDSAVKWTFQTGDAITTPSLVTPRALVFASQDGSLYSVTLTDRQLTYQFETDAPIATDLAENDKSVFLASEDQNLYCLNILNGIVRWRIRTSFPIREPVMVLENEVYLSSRKSGLFQLSSETGQEEWWQPLGMTFISMSPSRVYASDKLGNLLVLARKDGALLSAVPLRKFQVKLMNDLTDRIFCASESGVILCLKQKDLPFPIRFKHQDRYPILPEVAPEPADANENTTSPATENPVQ, encoded by the coding sequence ATGTCTGGTTGGAAGATGCCCAAGTATCTGATTCTGGCTCTGTTCTTGATGGGCCTGTGCTCTGAAAACCTGCTGGCACAACGGTTAAATGAATCTTCTGTCGGCCTGACGCTTCCGACCCAGCGCTCTCTGGTGAAGCATAACCTGGAACGAGTCTGGTGGGGGCAGGCAACCGTCGATCCGCATCGGGATCGCATCGTGCATCTGACTCTCGATGAAATCAACCTGTATGCTATTTCGACTTCCGGGATTATTACCGCATTTAATAATGAGAACGGAAAGAAACTCTGGTCGACTCAGTTAGGGCGCGGTAACAATCTCAGTTATCCACCAGTTTCAAATTCAAAATACGTCTTTATCACTGTCGGGACCAAGCTGTACTCTATCGAGCGACAGAGCGGCGAAATCGACTGGGAACTGCAGCTTCCCACTTCACCCTCAACCAGTCCCACGGTAGACGAAGATACCATTTATATCGGGACTCTGGACGGGCGTGTCTATGCCTGGAATTTGAGAAGACTGAAAGAACTGAGTGGTGAATCCAAGCTGCCTGACTGGCGTGACAGTGCCGTGAAGTGGACCTTTCAGACAGGGGATGCCATCACGACTCCTTCACTGGTAACGCCTCGTGCTCTCGTATTTGCCAGTCAGGATGGTTCACTCTATTCGGTCACTCTGACTGACCGTCAGCTGACATACCAGTTTGAAACGGACGCCCCGATTGCGACCGACCTCGCCGAAAATGACAAAAGCGTCTTTCTCGCTTCTGAAGATCAGAATTTATACTGTTTGAATATTCTGAATGGGATTGTCCGCTGGCGGATTCGGACTTCATTTCCGATTCGTGAACCGGTAATGGTGCTCGAAAACGAAGTCTATCTTTCTTCCCGCAAGAGTGGTTTATTTCAGCTCTCCAGTGAAACCGGCCAGGAAGAGTGGTGGCAACCGCTGGGAATGACCTTCATTTCCATGTCCCCCTCACGGGTTTATGCTTCCGATAAACTCGGTAACCTGCTTGTGCTGGCACGCAAAGACGGGGCGCTGCTCTCGGCAGTTCCGTTGCGAAAATTTCAGGTCAAGCTCATGAATGATCTGACGGACCGCATCTTCTGTGCTTCGGAATCAGGGGTCATTCTCTGTCTCAAACAGAAAGACCTCCCGTTCCCCATTCGCTTCAAGCACCAGGATCGATACCCGATTCTGCCCGAAGTGGCTCCCGAGCCTGCTGATGCGAATGAAAATACCACTTCTCCAGCGACCGAAAATCCAGTCCAGTAA
- a CDS encoding HEAT repeat domain-containing protein encodes MSLFISGPVNPALFRLGWVMIPLLAGAPSLTPAHADLIKLKQGGEIRGKLIPDHSGAESSRSIETLGGGLIRLDAQQIEFVTNRPLVIEEYETRARQTADTVEAHLELAEWCRKNFLTTPRHQELEKVIKLDPDHAKARAALGYTKRDGEWMTRDQIMRKNGYVKYKGRYVSSAELELLEKNQADLEAERKWSKKINLWVTWVLSQNPQYQSEGLQNIQAIEDPHAVAGLARSLGKHENLSLRSLLVTTLQRIPGDLPLRPLAELALTDPHQAIREAALEALTERDASRAIVYFIEALKHKSNLIVQRAAAGLSAIGDREVVPELINALVTSHTYRVRVPDASSTYSFNSNGSFGGSGIVLPPDIEAGLLAGRYPNGVIVLPSQQPKVQMRTVSINHVHQNSAVLEALQKLTEQNFGYNQRLWRLWWTSAENQTGILPAIP; translated from the coding sequence ATGAGCCTCTTCATTTCCGGTCCTGTGAATCCAGCCCTGTTCAGACTGGGGTGGGTCATGATCCCGCTACTGGCCGGTGCCCCGTCTTTAACGCCAGCCCACGCAGATCTGATCAAACTGAAACAGGGTGGGGAGATCCGCGGCAAATTGATACCAGACCATTCAGGCGCAGAATCCAGCCGCAGCATTGAAACGCTGGGGGGAGGCCTGATCCGTCTCGATGCGCAGCAGATTGAGTTCGTCACCAATCGGCCACTGGTCATCGAAGAATATGAAACCAGAGCCCGTCAGACTGCAGATACGGTGGAGGCTCATCTGGAACTGGCAGAATGGTGTCGCAAAAATTTCCTGACCACACCTCGTCATCAGGAACTGGAAAAAGTGATCAAACTCGATCCTGACCATGCCAAAGCCCGTGCCGCACTGGGCTATACCAAACGGGATGGCGAATGGATGACCCGGGATCAGATCATGCGGAAAAACGGTTATGTGAAATACAAGGGGCGCTACGTCTCCTCTGCCGAACTGGAGCTTTTGGAAAAAAATCAGGCAGACCTGGAAGCAGAACGCAAATGGAGCAAAAAAATCAATCTCTGGGTGACCTGGGTCCTCAGCCAGAATCCCCAGTATCAGTCAGAGGGTCTGCAGAATATCCAGGCGATTGAGGACCCGCATGCGGTCGCGGGACTGGCCCGATCTCTGGGAAAACATGAGAACCTGAGCCTGCGATCCCTGCTGGTGACAACGCTCCAGCGGATCCCGGGAGACCTTCCCCTGCGTCCGCTGGCTGAACTGGCTCTGACCGATCCGCATCAGGCCATTCGTGAAGCAGCCCTGGAAGCACTGACCGAGCGGGATGCCTCCCGGGCGATTGTCTATTTTATCGAAGCGTTAAAACACAAATCGAATCTGATTGTACAACGGGCCGCAGCAGGGCTGTCAGCCATCGGTGACCGTGAAGTCGTACCGGAACTGATCAACGCGCTCGTCACCAGTCATACCTACCGCGTTCGGGTGCCGGACGCCTCTTCGACCTACAGTTTCAACAGCAATGGCTCCTTTGGCGGGTCGGGAATTGTGTTGCCTCCCGATATCGAAGCCGGTCTGCTGGCCGGCCGTTATCCCAACGGTGTGATTGTTCTGCCTTCCCAGCAACCCAAAGTTCAGATGCGCACCGTCTCCATCAATCATGTCCATCAGAATTCAGCAGTTCTGGAGGCGCTCCAGAAACTGACCGAACAGAATTTTGGTTATAACCAGCGTCTGTGGCGCCTGTGGTGGACATCAGCAGAGAACCAGACGGGGATTCTCCCTGCGATTCCCTGA
- a CDS encoding sulfotransferase family protein: protein MNHLIAEAVQLLQQNQPQKAEALLSPYYYANLENSQFLHFYALAKSHTGQHVVGIDLLKKAIDLQPDVAEYHHNLAAIYRLVGEFQLSEDHYLTALKLKPDYAEAYFNYSATRKFTADDPVIELIETQTSRTDLSDADRCFLGFAGGKIFNDVKDYDKAFSYYELGNNSRKVQFDINDFRREIDRTIEVFSAETIRELSQHGLQTDLPVFIIGMPRTGTTLVEQILSSHPDVHGAGELRDISSIAGTMPQHAPEKTPYPECVKQLPVNAFSGFGESYLKRLKTFGPQATRVINKMPGNYLNLGLISIMFPQAKVIHCRRDPLDTCLSCYFQRFRQGHDYSHDLKHLGLYYREYERLMAHWQQVLPRLPYELAYADLVQNQEAISRELIEYIGVSWDDQCLDFHANQRPVTTASNWQVRRPMNRAGLERWRNYDQHLEGLRQALAGEEN from the coding sequence ATGAATCATCTCATCGCGGAAGCGGTCCAGTTACTACAGCAGAATCAGCCGCAGAAAGCGGAAGCATTATTAAGCCCCTACTATTATGCCAATCTGGAGAATTCCCAGTTTCTCCATTTTTATGCTCTGGCCAAGTCTCATACGGGCCAGCATGTTGTGGGCATTGACCTGCTGAAAAAGGCCATCGACCTCCAGCCGGACGTTGCCGAGTATCATCACAATCTGGCAGCCATTTATCGACTGGTCGGGGAATTTCAGCTTTCGGAAGATCACTATCTGACTGCCCTGAAGTTAAAGCCGGATTATGCAGAGGCTTATTTCAATTACTCCGCGACCAGAAAATTTACCGCCGATGATCCGGTGATTGAATTAATTGAAACACAGACTTCCCGTACAGATTTGAGTGACGCGGACCGTTGTTTCCTCGGATTCGCGGGCGGCAAAATATTTAATGATGTGAAAGACTACGACAAAGCATTTTCCTACTATGAACTGGGGAACAACAGTCGCAAGGTGCAGTTTGATATTAATGATTTTCGTCGTGAAATCGATCGCACCATTGAAGTTTTCTCCGCGGAAACGATTCGCGAACTGTCGCAACATGGATTACAGACAGACTTGCCGGTATTCATCATCGGCATGCCTCGCACAGGAACGACTCTGGTGGAACAGATTCTCTCCAGTCATCCTGACGTTCACGGGGCGGGAGAATTGCGGGACATCTCCAGTATTGCCGGGACCATGCCGCAGCATGCCCCGGAGAAAACACCTTATCCGGAATGTGTCAAACAGTTGCCCGTCAATGCGTTTTCCGGGTTTGGAGAGTCCTATCTCAAGCGTCTGAAAACCTTCGGTCCCCAGGCCACACGGGTCATCAATAAAATGCCGGGGAATTACCTCAACCTGGGATTGATCTCGATCATGTTTCCCCAGGCGAAAGTCATCCATTGCAGACGAGACCCGCTGGATACCTGTCTCTCCTGCTATTTTCAGCGTTTTCGGCAGGGCCACGATTATTCCCATGATCTGAAACACCTCGGGCTGTATTACCGCGAATACGAACGCTTAATGGCACACTGGCAACAGGTGCTGCCCCGCTTGCCTTACGAACTGGCATATGCCGACCTGGTCCAGAATCAGGAAGCGATCTCCAGGGAACTCATCGAGTATATTGGCGTCTCCTGGGATGACCAGTGCCTCGATTTTCATGCCAATCAACGCCCCGTGACTACGGCCAGTAACTGGCAGGTTCGCAGGCCCATGAATCGCGCGGGACTGGAGCGGTGGCGAAATTATGATCAGCATCTGGAAGGGTTACGTCAGGCTCTCGCCGGAGAGGAAAACTGA